TATGCTAAATTCAGTGCATATTATTGATAAACAATCCAATAATGAAAGTGCGTTTTGACAAAGCAGTCAAAATGACTCTAATTTATGCTTGTTACAACTCTTTCTGCATTATGTGCCTAATGTTTATACATTTGCAGTGGAATTACTTATTCAAAAGAGTGGGCTCATTCATGCACAAACCATGATTTTGTAGGCCTGCGCCTGTAGCATGTTATTGGACTCTTTTTTCAATACACACACTAAATTATTTGATGTATGAAATATGCTCAAACAGTGATTTCAGAACCAACTTTGTGATTTGGGTCATGACTAAAAGAGTatttatttacctttttttttttttttaaatttacggatgacaacatacatgtaatatctcCTGACTAGCAAGATAGTTTGATGGAATAACCTGGCTATATCTATTCCAGCAAAGTACATAATACCATTTAATTTCCACATATAATTGACCACCACaatatgaaaatgtaaatatcTACAGCAAAGTGTTTATCATCTCATTTTAAGGGTATAATGAAAGGTTTCTGATTGGTCAGATACGTTCTTACTACTGAATACTTTATTACATGACTACGACCATCAGATATTTGTGAGTTctcccatattttttaatcatcttAAATAACACATAGTGCACGCTTAATtcaaatctacaaaaaaaatatgcattcaGGAGATATAGAATTTCTCGTGTGAATGATACTTCATCTCAGCATATGGCCTTGATGATTACAGTCTGtccaagaaaaaaggaaaccaggattctcattttttgtctcgcctgcatagcagagcaagactataggtGGAGCTTTTCTGACGGTGGTggcatcgtcaacattgaaatcttaaccaaggataAGTTTTtggaatgtcataacttaaaaaagtatatggacctacttcatgaaacttggacataaaggtaATCAAGTAATACTGAACATCTggcctgagtttcaggttacatgaccaaggtcaagggccatttagggtcaatgaacttaaaccatgttgggggaatcaatattgaaatcttaaccaaggttaagtttttgaaatgtaatcataacttaaaaagagtatatcactgaagatcctgcctgagtgtcaggtcacatgacaaaggtcacttagggtcaacaaagtTTAACAATTGAAGGTATTTGTGgcattgtcataactttgaagttttatggatatagttaatgaaacttagacaagagcaattaagtatccctgaacatcctgttacaggtcacatgaccaatgtcaaaggtcaattagggtcaaCAACATTTGATGATGTAGGGGGTATATGTGAAATTGTCATCACAACTTCGACAGACAACAAAGATTGCTAAGGTGAGCACATAATATGCCCGCCTGTAATGCAgaaaattgagttattggtcaagcaagaaaagtggaaggtggcgacttcacctttgacctcagaatcaataggcttcctgggatcaatgctagtatcatacacaccaaattatacgagcctaggttaagttaaactaaagttatcgcatttacaaggaatgCAGAAGGGTATAATGAAAAAATTTCActgtgaacttgacctttgatctttTGACCACAAAATCAATAAGCTTCctaggatccatgctagtatcacacacaccaaattatatgagctaAGGTTAAGTTAAAGTGAAGTtacgcgtttacaaggaaaagttaacggacagaCACCTAGTGTGATACCATGATACATCCCataggacgggcgtataaaaagaaacaattagAATAGCAAACTAAAGGGTGAAGGCCTTTAATCACATCTAAAATTTTACACTATGTATCAAACTGTTACTAGTACTCCTTtcatatacagtggtgctacAATTTAGTGAACCCCAACAGAAAAtaaacttgtttaaactgttcaaGTTATGCCATATTTTAGATATCTAATTGTGAATTCAGGTGATAAGATATTACATTCAAtcaagtttgtttctctgggctcgctaAACATTATAGCgctgttgtctacattcaacacacatgaaggagtgcattctGTGGTGGGATTCACTAATTTTTTAGGCTAACTGTCTAATGagatgaaaaatgaagaaattgcaCCAAAATGTTCGTCAGAGTTAGAGATTAAAACACCCCTATTATCATTTACTACAGCCTAAATagattgggctatttcaactcctaagaagactgggggggggggggggctgattcagccccccttatgatctcagCTGTTAATCGCGACAAAAATTTGCTatgtatttattgttttctaaatttcttatgtatttccttgtttttgttttttattgtttattcaatggaaattgtcagggactttattctgaccataacaatgatgaaattaattgattatcATCAGTATAAGGaaaaatagtgatacatttctGAATTTTgtctaaaaacactatttgcattggatttgtacacaaattcacgtttttgagcaatttggggtctgcatgcacttacaaaatgttaagTAATTTTCAAAACTGCAAAGCCGGGGGACGCAATCTTGgcctcaaaagttgcgcgagatttaaaagtaaaaagtcagcgagcaacGTGATCAAAAAAAATTGCGCGGCAgatttattgcaaaaaaaatgtcgAGGGAGGCTGACTCAGCCCCCccagtcttattagggttaaaGTTTGATCAAACAATTATGGAAAAATACTCAAGTTAAAATCTTTCAGTTCATTGCATTGCTTGAATATAAATTTTCATACTTATTTCtcatgaaaaatcatttatcTTCAAAAGTTTCAACTAACTTTGTGGGTGGTGTCTCAGCCCATTCAGGAAAATCGTCTTTGGTACTCGACAATTTTTTAAgccctgatgatgatgatggaataTGTGGATCTAAACTGAGATGATTCAACATATCATGCATTGTTTCTACTACTTCAACCTCGTCCTCTCTCCCACTTTCAACATAGCCATCATTGACTTCTCCGTCTTTTCTCCTAATCTGCAGAATTTTCAATCCAGAATCATTGTTTGGTAAATCTGACTTGTTCACTGAAGAGAGCACACCTTCACCTAGTCTACTATCTGAGTTGTCCATGCTTGATATCATCACCTTATTGACAAAGTCATTTTCAAGTGTACAATGATTATCAGTAGATGCATCTCTGACTGAACCAGAGAAAGATTGGGGTATCGTACATGAAGCTCCACCGTTTCCTTCCTCCACAATACTTTGATCAGGAGCAGggtcatctccatcatcactaTCTACCACAGCTGCATCATCCCTCCCCATGGGAACCATCTCTTTTGCTTTAACGATATGGGCTGTCACAACATCAGGAACTGGGGTGTCTCTCAGTATAAGGTCAGGGTAGCCGACTTGATGAATGACCTTGTGTTCTGATTCCATAGAATGTTCTTCTTGAGACTGTTCTTGAGGTGGACCATCAAGGGGACCAGGCTTTTGGTGGCCTTTCTGCTCTGATCCATTTTGCCTTAACTCTTCATTCTCTACAATCGATGCTGCCTCTTCTAGGTCATCCAGATCAAGGCCAATGTCTTTCTTCTCAAGCTTCACCTGTATTGAAAGGTATCATAAGTTAAAATGAATCTGCATAAGTCAATGTAATAATTGCccaatgaaaacaaacaaaattatgcagaGCATGTGTATTTGCCCCTTCTATGTCAGAGATATGACCAAGGTAGATTCACCTATACCCTGAATGAATATTGAATTCAattgaatgagaaaaaaatgggaTTAACAAAACAAGCTGCAGGTAATAATCCAATAATTGGGGATGCCAAACTTCAgttatcaaataaaaacaaaatactgcaACACAAGCCTGAATGCTTTTAGACTATCAAACTTGACACACACATAACTGATATCAGTTCACcatcaaaatgaaattggtCAGACTTTAGACTAGACATCAAGGGACAATTATCTTACCTCTCCAATCTGCTGCTCCAAGTCTGAAAatctttcatttgaaattgattgtAGCCACACACAATAATCTGAGATGTACAGATCATTGAGAATGTAACGAGGCTCATCATTTGACAGAAGTTTGTGGATTTCAAAAAAACACTTCAAAACCTGATTGCGGCCTGCATGAAAGACACAAGAGATGAGATAATATTGAGTGAATACCACAATAGATTATTCTTTTTCAAAACTGAAATCAAATATCGAATCAAAATCAGTATGGAATTATCGTTATAAGCTATTAGATTCTGATTGTGATAACTACCTAAAACAGTCAGTcagcaagccctgaaaaagtagcttcttttatccaagtgatattcatgactagagggtttttgcattgtaaatgagcttggtgcgaaccaaacacctctttttattcggccattgctgctctaaatattgattaaatttcatgtttttggtatctttgtaaagaagaagaatcattctttcaggtcatgtgtttggatttttaaaaggatgttgtaatatagggtaaacttttgatctaaaacatgaaacaaaataattttttcatgcaacaaaagttgttgttttcacacttaatttctgtttgagcacaaatgattattagatcatgataaagctgaagatctaagctttaatatgataaaatttttataagaagatgtagtttagatgggtcagcagccagcttttcataggccaagtacatttagcagctcaaaaacaagaatactgcgctctgattggtcatagagaccacacacccacgcaaattccaatgttcccccacactgggcctctgcaaggtcacactcaccatgtggtaatctctttaAATTACCTGTGCctgtaatgaaaacattaatcggccaatcagaactctggattttatgttactcagaaatttcagaaatctcgtcttgcatcttgatggaaaaagctggctgctgacccatctaaaagatgccacatatcaagagtgacattgtaagaaagtatagtttgagctttctgatggtataaataatgtttgtgcctaaaacacaaaatgttgcacaatttgcaagtgaaaacagaggaagaaaattcagtttgatgcatcttttccggtaaaaaattcacttatttatcaaaatattttattcaaaagaaatgaccaataaaaaagagtaacatttactctttcccatggtacaaaaataatcaatattactcaaggagaaagtggttaaattctttgagaaagaaagtctcacaattcacaagattttgcagggacatgaattcagccacgagaggacttggataaatcttgctcatttgctcattaacacaggggcttgccgactgactgaaAATCAATCCATTTACAGTAAACacaagtggagcacctctggcagtctcacctgcatcaggcgattcaatatagcagcagtgttgactttgaaaactactataatataattattcacaaaaaacacaattcatatgatacaatactatgctcattgatatgataataaatgacatttgaccttgatcatgcgacctaggATTTGTCAGTGATAATTGATTAGGtaccctatgtccacattttataaattatatctataaactttgaaagttatgacagcaatctaataataacctccaaaatggccaaagttcattgacctttaatgacctttgactttggtcaatcaacctgaaactcgcatgagatgttcagtgatacttgattactattatgtcaaagttttatgaactagatccatacactttcagagttatgatggttattcgacgaatacccccaacatggccaacattcattgacctttgaccttggtcatgtgacctgaaacttgcacaggatgttcagtgatacttgattactcttatgtccatatttcatgtataagatccataaactttcaaagttatgatggttattcaacagatatccccaacttggccaaagttcattgaccttaaattacctttgaccttgatcatgtgacctgacactcgcacaggatgttcagtgatacttgattactcttacatccaagtttcatggatcagatccataaactttcaaagttatgatggtaattcaacagatacccccaacttggtcaaagttcattgaccctacatgacctctgacctaggtcatgtgacttgaaactcaggcaggattagtaatatttgattacccttatggccaagtttcatgaactaggtccatttttttctaagttatgatgacatttcaaaaacttaaccttaggttaagattttgatgttgattccccaacatggtctaagttcattgaccctaaatgacctttgaccttggtcctgATATGAAACTCAgtcaggatgttcagtaatccttgattaaacttatgtccaagtttcatgaactaggtccttaaaagttttaagttatgctgtcatttcaagaacttaaccttcggttaagatttagTGTTGACGTCGCCGCCATCGGAatagcggcgcctatagtctcactgcaggtgagacaaaaatccaATAAAGGCCTGAATTTTCTTTActctaataataacaatatactaattagagatgctcggcgggtcgcgcagccgagcacatgtatcccccgaacgcaccgcgtcatccgtcattgcgatatatagagctcacacagatatttgacaaataaatacaattgtcatggcgACAACAACCCTGCCCACATTTTGCATGTGGGTACCAAATTTGATTTTGACAATAATATGATGTAGCAGCATGACTCTGCAGAACCTAAAATATTGTCCAGTATCACCTGTTGGGGAATACAATTATAGagtaatctggatatattttataaacctaaccctaacacccccaccaaaaatgacaggcatcttcgcttcaccttctaatattgcttctgtgtgccaaTTGTTATGACAGAGTGgaaattttccacaaaaatatggttaccatggcaaccaagtctccacccactccaaaatcattagggggctttgctttaccataatggaccttcatgacaaatcagaagataattggagaagaaatgcagccaaTAGTgcactcacaaggaaatctctgctatttccacaaaaactcttgttaccatggcaacgatgtctccacCCACACAAAAATCAATTGGCTTCTTTGCTTTACCATACTCAACCTTCATGCCAAATTCGAAGacgatcggagaagaaatgcagctgatagagcgctcacaaggaaatctccgcggcggcgcgacgaggccaaatccatagtatcctccgaactctgttcgggggatacaattATACTTTTTGTAAGGGAATATCATAGCATTGACCAATAAAGACAGctattcaaaatactttaattTCATTCGTGATACAGAACAAATATACAACTTTCTACAGTTTTATAGAATTACAAAAAACAGATCAAAGCACTTTGCCATGATGAGGTGAattaaaagtcaaatcaaaacattttattatatgactTACCTAATCTTAGTATCATCCTCACATCCTTGAGTAACTTGTGACATAATGCCCAGCTTCGATACAAGGGATAACACAGCGCCCTCCTGCAGCAAGCTATGGTCATTTCACGAGTTGTCTGGAACCAATCAAGGCATGATAAAGTAGAGCTTAACTTGCATACAGTCCATGCTGACTCGACCTGATAGATAAGACAAGGTTAGACATTCAATAGTTCAGTAGTTGAATTCTCTGTAGGTCATAAAGTTCTAgactgatggggggggggggggggtcttgtaACACAAATAATTTTGAGGTTATTAAATAAACAGCAAAGTCAAGAAAAGGGGTATCAAATTCAGGAAATTTACATAATCTGCATTATAGCTGGGTATGGCTAATAATTTTCCACATTGGAGTGTATCAACAACATAGGAATTGATGACTTCTGTGATTCCTGTTATGGCTGGTTTTCGGAAGAGGGTTCTGCACAGGTCTCCATGTGACATATTCACCTGATAATTCTACAATAATCACTTTTGTCTTTCAATTTGGTGATTTGAAAACATTCTGCTTGTCTTACATCTCAAATCTAATATCAAGATAGCAAAAGATAAATTGATGATGGCCAAGAAGTTTTGAACATTTCTCTTATAgccaatatttcaatttttgaagttGCAATCaatgaagacaaaaaaaaaacataacaaaaatgtaGTTTCCCTACAAAATATATGTCATTTTGCTTAcatttctttactttttaacacctaccagaattcctgGGGGTGccgcctatggaaaataatacacgcagcacccccaaggaaaatCTTAAAGGTGCTTCAGCATCCCCTGCACCCCTGCTTCCAAGGGCTACGCGCTTATACCTCTACATGAAtcttaaaaatatcattatgTTTTAGATAACAGAAATGTATAAAAACATTTGCAATATAATTAACTTTCAGAGTGAAAACATTAATATTTCTGTTTAAAATCTGGAATAGGCCAAATGACAGATCTTTCATAAATGACAGATCTTACATATTTGTGTTTAATATTCATAAACTTCATGAAAAGATAAACTGCTACCAAAATCTCAACACCAATTCATTAACTCAACAGGTGTACTAACATTACCAAAGGGTGATTGAACTACCAATAAATGTTTACTTACAGAATATTCTCCTTCATTTGATCGTACATTGTAAGCATAAGCAAAGAGAATGTCTGCTACTCCAAGCAAGGCACCATCAACTTCAAGTTTACTCAAGATGAATTCTTTATGAGGCAATTTCATCATCAACTCTTTCTCGTCTTCTGTGAAGTTAACTGCAATCAATCatagtgaaatatttataatcAAAAGATTTCTTTCACAAAGAAAGTGTATTGACATCAGGCCAATTATTAGTAGGATAGAAAGAGAAGGCATTAGTAAtattgtgtctcgcccacttgtgaAAATACCGAGAAATATCATGATCTCCTTTGCCACGCAACAAAACTTTATCAAAACCATAAGTATGAAATATCTGGTATagaatgtaatacaaaataaaatttgagaAGGGCCAATTCATAAAATGCTACTTTTTTCACTTTCCCGTGTCTACTCCACCcctttgatatgaaattattgcACTAATATTTCACCTGTGTGAAGGTTTAATGTGTTTGCAGGAGCAGTAGATGTAGTGTCATAATGAGCTTAATATTTCGAGaaataaataagagaaaaaagTTTTCGAAGTTTGGATGAAAAGTGAGACACAGTTGCAGAGTTGTGTCAAAAGAGAGTCTTGAACGTAAACTTTTAACGTTGACTtcaaaatgacctctgaccttaccatgtgacctatgactgcaccataacatgcaggtctcctacatctacaacccaagtttggttgaataGTGACTTCCAGTTGCAGtattatgtgtcataagagagtcatGCACAGAAACTTTAatattgacctcaaaatgacctttgaccttaccatgtgacctacAACTGCACCattacatgcaggtctcctaagtacatctacaaaCCAAGTTTGGTTTAAAAGTGATTTACGGTGGCAAAGTTATCTGTCATACTGTTTATGATGGACGGACATTTGGATCCCTTTGTCTCGCCCTCACCTCTGGTGGGCAAGACAAAAAGGAGCAGTTATCTGTCATACTGTTTATGATGGACGGACGACAAATGACGGAAGgacaacatttggatcccttCCTTAGTCTCGCCCTCACCTCTGGTGGGCAAGACAAAAATGAGCGCAAGAGATGAGTAAAATTTTAAAGGTAAATCCtgaaaaatatacattgtaAGTATGAGGactttttcttcatatataaaaaataataatttctctACAATTCAACAAGAACACAGACGAATAATGTAAGCCAATGATAACAATGGATGAGGATTATTAGCAATTAGAAAGAAAACATTACATATTGTTAATTATAGACCTCTCTTTGAGAATGTCGAATAATCTgttcctctgattggtcaaaactgagGTCATGTAAACGACCATGCCTTCAAAACACCAAACTAAGGTGGTAACCAAGGGCAACGGCCATAGTTAACAAGATTTCTGCCCGTTGCCCCCTGACCCGCCCCTTAATGACGGGCATAGCAAAATTTGGCTGAGATCCCCATTTGATAGCATGCAAAATTCTGCTTTCTGCGGTGATGCGATTTGATCGAAAGTTT
This genomic interval from Lytechinus pictus isolate F3 Inbred chromosome 3, Lp3.0, whole genome shotgun sequence contains the following:
- the LOC129255467 gene encoding protein SHQ1 homolog is translated as MLTPAFELQQDSSFIIIIIKARYAKVSETEIFVDGGDFKFHSKPYFLRLNLPGRLIEDGREKASYDVDAGIFTIRIPKECEGEDFLGLDLLTKLLAPSGQTSAKEPCIEVLDNNDEKGHVTGEEDFDWQVDQQPYFGDEEKEKMNGHVSYGFANRRSGVFKRLRDEICGVVDIEEADFISLPERKRARIMAEKEKFDDSHYLADLYQDDAIQPLLEFKPLWVHNYKKMREKMVLAGKAASSQDFTYTVNFTEDEKELMMKLPHKEFILSKLEVDGALLGVADILFAYAYNVRSNEGEYSVESAWTVCKLSSTLSCLDWFQTTREMTIACCRRALCYPLYRSWALCHKLLKDVRMILRLGRNQVLKCFFEIHKLLSNDEPRYILNDLYISDYCVWLQSISNERFSDLEQQIGEVKLEKKDIGLDLDDLEEAASIVENEELRQNGSEQKGHQKPGPLDGPPQEQSQEEHSMESEHKVIHQVGYPDLILRDTPVPDVVTAHIVKAKEMVPMGRDDAAVVDSDDGDDPAPDQSIVEEGNGGASCTIPQSFSGSVRDASTDNHCTLENDFVNKVMISSMDNSDSRLGEGVLSSVNKSDLPNNDSGLKILQIRRKDGEVNDGYVESGREDEVEVVETMHDMLNHLSLDPHIPSSSSGLKKLSSTKDDFPEWAETPPTKLVETFEDK